Proteins from a single region of Sesamum indicum cultivar Zhongzhi No. 13 linkage group LG5, S_indicum_v1.0, whole genome shotgun sequence:
- the LOC105161818 gene encoding probable phospholipase A2 homolog 1, with translation MLMRRTDAVQLHAAAFFFIIMITFFVIADIAASSIHESQITAQAECSRSCVVENCNTIGIRYGKYCGVGWTGCAGEKPCDDLDACCLIHDHCVALNGLTNIKCHEECKRCIKEVEKSGQVGFSSSCTYETAVSTLVQCMDMSILFSQFDTSKTEL, from the exons ATGCTGATGCGAAGGACCGACGCCGTTCAACTCCATGCCGCCGCattcttcttcatcatcatgATCACCTTCTTCGTCATTGCGGACATCGCTGCGTCCTCCATTCATGAATCTCAG ATCACAGCACAGGCCGAGTGCAGCAGAAGCTGCGTGGTGGAGAACTGTAATA CGATTGGGATAAGGTACGGGAAGTACTGCGGAGTAGGGTGGACGGGATGTGCGGGGGAGAAACCTTGTGATGATCTTGATGCTTGTTGCTTGATCCATGATCACTGCGTTGCCCTTAATG GCTTGACCAATATTAAATGCCATGAGGAGTGCAAGAGGTGCATAAAGGAAGTAGAGAAGTCTGGGCAGGTGGGTTTTTCCAGCAGCTGTACATATGAAACAGCAGTGTCTACATTGGTACAGTGCATGGATATGTCAATTTTGTTCAGCCAGTTTGATACCTCCAAGACTGAGCTCTAA
- the LOC105161817 gene encoding uncharacterized protein LOC105161817, which yields MASKLQQLQAKACQATQFVAKHGNVYYKQLLEQNKQYIKDPPTVETCNELAKQLFYTRLASIPGRTESFWKELDYVKNMWKHRHELKVEDAGIATLFGLECFAWFCAGEIVGRGFTFTGYYP from the exons ATGGCGTCCAAGTTACAGCAATTGCAAGCCAAGGCTTGTCAAGCCACACAATTCGTAGCCAAGCATGGGAATGTTTACTACAAGCAATTGTTGGAGCAGAACAAACAGTACATTAAAGATCCACCAACTGTGGAGACATGTAACGAATTAGCCAAGCAGCTCTTTTACACACGTCTGGCCAG CATCCCGGGTCGTACTGAGTCATTTTGGAAGGAGCTTGACTACGTCAAGAACATGTGGAAGCATAGACACGAGCTAAAGGTTGAGGATGCTGGCATTGCCACTTTGTTTGGACTTGAGTGCTTTGCATGGTTTTGCGCCGGTGAGATTGTTGGAAGGGGTTTTACATTTACTGGTTACTATCCCTGA